One part of the Anopheles coustani chromosome 2, idAnoCousDA_361_x.2, whole genome shotgun sequence genome encodes these proteins:
- the LOC131261946 gene encoding signal-induced proliferation-associated 1-like protein 1: protein MYHRTRASSVHYPIAKKTKDSSNGMINVTEVGGPPPHMNGGPVTVLPQMMPTPIIAGAGIAMMGHPQQQQQQQQQQQQGQPPQQRHVGGGGPHQLPPSGMHHPHPPGAIVSHPPGAPLVAAVGGGGPGVPPQARPSARERAMHAVEYYKSNVRRARVDAGLARNSLHERYSYVQRQMVAMGNGGGGIVPTKLSPHSHTDHLYRSNSSLELIHDHGSAGQDHLHPGGTNLRREYGSHGSIDVISSDRHAHHHHHHGGQGGAGPVSAATTGENFLTMLQEYQPFGLDASSLLYSLNKHHGHSHHTGGGGAVGVNGNGVTSGTASGAEDAVDRGGNASPKLRNKFHRLWGSSANAGGGSSSNGSSNGSSKQSRQSASAATAAATNGVSPAAASLDDSQLCMALNVSASSTTTTVSSADIEERQRRRAFAHFDCRSLTANLGYAAKLRGFLLERRRNTTTGASAAATYGTRSSTPDGESVDEDYGDGQQNELLENCPFFRNEIGGEEEREVSLTRMAGSGATTASSAALPPGQRRAIHRPALAYGVSVLECGANDTLWKGYTCPYQKGPRPIEQIDNGALYYRQYFFGQEHQNWFGMDEHLGPVAISIKREKLNPNPTQTLALHGSDVAPTTTHSNEQYLYRLIVRTSELLTLRGSVIEDSIPNARGTGKHVNTKEILEYVAPEVQINCLRLAVGTPQCEQQLLKLDEQGLTNKYKVGILYCRAGQASEEDMYNNEEAGPAFNEFLDTIGKRVRLKGFEHYKAGLDNKTDSTGTHSLYASHQDCEIMFHVSTMLPFTPNNRQQLLRKRHIGNDIVTIVFQEPGAAPFTPKNIRSQFQHVFIIVRAVNPCSEHTQYRVAVSRSKDVPVFGPPVRAGSHYPRGKQFAEFLLSKVINAENAAHRSVKFAMMAIRTRQEYLKDLATNYSTATVVDTGQRFSIFPSKKRERTSKPRFSGDLSQRGAFCWQVVLHDSGQSTQVDCFLGISAETFVLIEECTRQIIFVTPCKAILGWSTSQNSLRVYYHQGECVTLNMRDTGDRDEQLEVIERLRAVTNGCGALELSLRRNPMGQLGFHVQPDGVVTQVEISGQAWAAGLRQGYRLVEICKVAVATLSHDQMVDLLKTSAQVTVTVIESFADFTPRRGCTLQNCRFNSMNYESEYDSMLVEGGGGKNGSGGVGGSGSSKKVLPGGQLQSSASHRRRYERNFSPPRSSNSSGYGTGSSSRSFTAPVVNPGAGSGQPVTPVASGGGVEQQQQQQRYATDMGMGTLTSSSSGHSSNDERWYDVLDPPQEASSMMAPPPPPSDPAGNYHHPKLTASSNSLPLAGSTPRPLSLHNEVRNTSHQANGSAAGRSDTSANIALLKRLIIADAMGNGTDGGSMAHQQQHQQQQQHQSMGPPGNGHPEPLYSSSLKNLSNHHLSATEEEDLSRHNSPQLRRSATTTNIYGINGKKAPTSGSSASSSRNNSPRPNANGETKLRSGALKGGQHHPQRNSVNYTGSTLQEDLMKLINPDYIANDDNFNAGGMERMQKGHHNSHSLGNIAASLGGGLKPIPQKSRSREAMNHLGSNQQLSGAGGGGGAGLKLANGGINGGGSSSPASNGSNSNGGGGMASGEEDVIFTTARPATVISSTTSNSSSPASELLMGKHHLNEDHLKMSPSRKQQSPYTNGGGILKNGVPSPAQNGTATNGGGSGGGKIPLPDMKEMDWSSLVDTATKAMTQFSETVAKSQHPGSNVYYDDISQVLNGVHHHQQQQQQQQQQQQAQQMQQHQTQQLQQMAPGATNGGGIPNGVASGSSISGTGSSIGSGADLSSTPSSASPVSTGSSSAQHQVLMALQNSSSLPELQSQVSQLSDRVLREQRRRRSLEHAVRRLTEENRRLQDESQAAVQQLRRFTEWFFQTIDRQS, encoded by the exons GACTCTAGCAATGGGATGATAAACGTGACGGAGGTTGGAGGACCACCACCTCACATGAACGGCGGACCTGTTACTGTCCTTCCCCAGATGATGCCAACGCCGATCATTGCCGGTGCCGGCATTGCAATGATGGGACacccacagcagcagcaacaacaacaacaacaacaacagcagggaCAACCGCCACAACAACGccatgttggtggtggtgggccaCATCAACTGCCTCCCTCGGGTATGCATCATCCTCATCCACCCGGTGCAATAGTGTCCCATCCTCCGGGAGCACCATTAGTGGCGGCcgtaggaggaggaggaccgGGTGTGCCACCCCAGGCACGTCCATCGGCTCGCGAACGCGCGATGCACGCCGTTGAGTACTACAAAAGCAACGTCCGCAGGGCGCGGGTCGATGCCGGGCTCGCTCGAAACTCGCTCCACGAACGTTACTCGTACGTGCAGCGGCAGATGGTCGCAATGGGAAATGGCGGCGGTGGAATCGTACCGACCAAACTGTCCCCACACAGCCACACCGACCATCTGTACCGGAGCAATTCGAGCTTGGAGCTGATCCACGATCATGGAAGCGCCGGGCAGGATCATCTGCATCCGGGTGGGACGAATCTCCGCCGAGAGTACGGCAGCCACGGCTCGATCGATGTGATATCGTCCGATCGTCAcgcgcatcatcatcaccaccatggAGGCCAGGGTGGAGCGGGTCCCGTTTCGGCGGCAACAACCGGCGAGAACTTCCTCACCATGCTCCAGGAGTACCAACCGTTCGGGTTGGATGCTTCCTCGCTGCTGTACTCGCTGAACAAACACCACGGCCACAGTCATCACACGGGTGGAGGAGGAGCGGTGGGTGTGAACGGGAATGGTGTCACTTCCGGTACCGCCAGTGGAGCAGAGGACGCCGTCGATCGGGGTGGAAATGCGAGTCCAAAGTTGCGCAATAAGTTTCACCGTCTGTGGGGCTCGAGTGCTAATGCCGGCGgtggaagcagcagcaacggttCATCGAACGGTTCGAGCAAACAGTCCCGCCAATCGGCCTCGGCGGCAACCGCGGCGGCTACCAATGGCGTTTCACCTGCGGCGGCCTCGTTGGATGATAGTCAGTTGTGTATGGCGTTGAATGTGAGCGCCAGCTCCACAACGACCACCGTTTCATCGGCGGACATTGAGGAGCGCCAACGGAGGCGTGCCTTTGCTCACTTCGATTGCCGCTCGTTGACGGCGAACCTGGGGTATGCGGCGAAGCTGCGAGGTTTCTTGCTCGAGCGGCGACGCAACACGACGACCGGTGCGTCGGCGGCGGCCACGTATGGGACGCGCTCGTCCACCCCGGACGGGGAAAGCGTGGACGAGGATTACGGTGACGGGCAGCAGAACGAACTGTTGGAGAATTGTCCTTTCTTCAGGAACGAAATCGGTGGTGAGGAGGAGCGTGAGGTGAGCTTGACGAGAATGGCAGGGTCGGGAGCGACAACAGCATCGTCGGCGGCGTTACCACCCGGTCAACGAAGGGCGATCCATCGTCCGGCACTTGCGTACGGTGTATCCGTGCTGGAGTGTGGCGCCAACGATACGCTGTGGAAGGGCTACACTTGCCCGTATCAGAAAGGACCCCGACCGATCGAACAGATCGACAACGGGGCGCTCTACTACCGGCAGTACTTCTTCGGCCAGGAGCATCAGAACTGGTTCGGTATGGACGAGCATCTGGGCCCGGTCGCGATCTCGATCAAGCGCGAAAAACTCAACCCAAACCCAACGCAAACGCTCGCCCTGCACGGCTCGGATGTGGCCCCGACGACCACGCACTCGAACGAGCAGTACCTGTACCGGCTGATCGTGCGCACCTCGGAGCTGCTGACGCTGCGCGGTTCGGTCATCGAGGACTCGATACCGAACGCGCGCGGTACCGGCAAGCACGTCAATACCAAAGAAATTCTCGAGTACGTGGCGCCAGAAGTACAAATCAACTGCCTCCGGCTGGCGGTCGGTACGCCCCAGTGCGAGCAGCAGCTGCTCAAGCTCGACGAGCAGGGCCTCACGAACAAGTACAAGGTGGGCATTCTGTACTGTCGGGCTGGGCAGGCGTCCGAGGAGGATATGTACAACAACGAGGAGGCTGGGCCGGCGTTCAACGAGTTTCTCGACACGATCGGCAAGCGCGTCCGGCTGAAGGGCTTCGAGCACTACAAGGCGGGCCTGGACAACAAGACCGACTCGACCGGGACGCACTCGCTGTACGCGTCGCACCAGGACTGCGAGATCATGTTCCACGTGTCGACGATGCTGCCCTTCACGCCGAACAACCGGCAGCAGCTACTGCGCAAGCGTCACATCGGCAACGACATCGTGACGATCGTGTTCCAGGAACCCGGTGCGGCCCCCTTCACGCCGAAAAACATCCGGAGCCAGTTCCAGCACGTGTTTATTATTGTTCGCGCGGTCAACCCCTGTTCCGAGCACACTCAGTACCGGGTAGCCGTGTCTCGCTCGAAGGATGTACCGGTGTTTGGACCGCCGGTACGTGCCGGTTCGCACTACCCAAGGGGCAAGCAGTTTGCCGAGTTTCTCCTGTCGAAGGTAATCAACGCGGAAAATGCGGCCCATCGATCGGTGAAGTTTGCGATGATGGCTATTCGGACGCGCCAGGAGTACCTTAAAGACCTGGCCACTAACTACAGCACGGCGACTGTGGTCGACACCGGACAACGATTCTCGATCTTCCCGAGCAAAAAACGGGAGCGCACGAGTAAACCGCGCTTCTCCGGTGATCTGTCCCAGCGGGGAGCGTTCTGTTGGCAAGTGGTCCTGCACGACAGTGGCCAATCGACACAGGTCGACTGCTTCCTTGGCATCTCGGCGGAAACGTTCGTACTGATCGAAGAGTGTACCCGACAGATAATCTTCGTGACACCGTGCAAGGCAATCCTCGGTTGGTCGACGAGTCAGAACTCATTGCGGGTGTACTACCATCAAGGCGAGTGCGTGACGTTAAACATGCGCGATACGGGCGACCGAGACGAGCAGCTGGAGGTGATCGAGCGGCTACGGGCGGTGACGAATGGATGCGGTGCGCTCGAGCTGAGCCTACGCCGGAATCCGATGGGTCAGCTTGGGTTCCACGTGCAACCGGACGGCGTTGTGACGCAGGTGGAAATCTCTGGCCAGGCGTGGGCGGCCGGGCTGAGGCAAGGCTACCGATTGGTGGAGATTTGCAAGGTGGCGGTGGCGACCCTGTCGCACGATCAGATGGTGGATCTACTGAAGACCTCGGCGCAGGTGACGGTAACGGTGATCGAGTCGTTTGCCGACTTTACGCCTCGGCGTGGATGCACACTGCAAAACTGTCGCTTCAATTCGATGAACTACGAAAGCGAGTATGACAGCATGCTGGTGGAAGGTGGTGGCGGAAAGAATGGTAGCGGTGGTGTCGGCGGAAGTGGTAGCAGTAAGAAGGTGCTACCCGGGGGACAGCTTCAATCATCGGCAAGCCACCGACGTCGATACGAGCGGAATTTTTCTCCACCACGATCGAGCAATAGCTCGGGATACGGAACTGGTAGCAGCAGTCGTTCTTTTACGGCGCCCGTGGTAAACCCTGGTGCTGGCAGTGGCCAACCTGTTACCCCCGTCGCTTCCGGCGGTGGTgtcgaacagcagcagcagcagcagcgttaCGCGACGGACATGGGGATGGGCACGTTAACCTCTTCTTCAAGTGGACATTCGTCGAACGATGAACGTTGGTACGATGTGCTGGATCCGCCCCAGGAAGCGTCTTCAATGATggctccaccaccgccaccatcggATCCCGCCGGTAACTACCATCATCCAAAGTTGACCGCTTCGAGCAACTCTCTACCATTGGCGGGTTCTACTCCGAGGCCACTATCCCTTCACAACGAAGTTCGAAATACATCACACCAGGCGAACGGATCGGCCGCAGGTCGATCGGATACATCGGCCAACATTGCTCTGCTGAAGCGGCTGATTATTGCTGATGCAATGGGAAACGGTACCGATGGAGGATCAATggcacaccaacaacaacaccaacaacagcagcagcatcaatcGATGGGTCCGCCAGGAAATGGCCACCCAGAACCCCTGTACAGTAGTTCGCTAAAGAACCTCTCCAACCACCATCTGAGTGCGACGGAGGAGGAAGATCTCTCTCGACACAATTCACCACAGCTGCGGCGATCGGCCACCACGACGAACATTTACGGGATCAACGGCAAGAAGGCTCCCACCTCGGGAAGTAGTGCATCTAGTAGTCGAAACAATAGCCCACGACCGAACGCGAACGGGGAAACGAAGCTGCGAAGTGGAGCCTTGAAAGGTGGCCAGCATCATCCGCAGCGAAACAGCGTCAACTATACGGGCAGCACGCTGCAGGAGGATTTGATGAAGCTGATCAACCCGGACTACATTGCAAACGATGACAACTTTAACGCCGGCGGTATGGAGCGCATGCAGAAGGGTCATCATAACAGTCACAGTTTGGGCAACATCGCCGCCAGCTTGGGCGGTGGACTGAAACCGATTCCCCAGAAGAGTCGCTCACGGGAAGCAATGAATCATCTCGGTTCGAATCAGCAACTATCGGGagctggcggtggtggtggtgccggaCTGAAGCTTGCCAATGGTGGCATAAATGGAGGAGGTTCCAGCAGCCCTGCCAGCAACGGTAGCAACAgtaacggtggtggtgggatggCATCGGGTGAAGAGGATGTAATCTTCACCACGGCTCGCCCAGCAACTGTGATCTCGTCGACGACATCGAATAGCTCCAGTCCGGCCAGTGAGCTTCTAATGGGGAAGCACCATCTCAACGAGGATCACCTGAAAATGTCCCCGAGTCGGAAGCAACAATCTCCATATACTAACGGTGGTGGTATACTGAAGAACGGTGTGCCATCACCAGCCCAGAATGGAACGGCGACGAATGGTGGCGGCagtggtggtgggaaaattccGCTACCCGATATGAAGGAGATGGACTGGAGCAGTTTAGTCGATACGGCAACCAAAGCAATGACACAG ttttccgAAACCGTGGCCAAATCGCAACATCCCGGAAGTAACGTTTACTACGACGACATCAGTCAAGTGTTGAACGGggtccatcatcatcaacagcagcagcagcagcaacagcagcaacagcaagcgCAACAGATGCAACAACATCAAACTCAACAGCTACAGCAGATGGCTCCGGGTGCGACGAACGGCGGTGGTATCCCGAACGGAGTTGCTTCCGGTAGCAGCATCAGTGGGACGGGCAGCAGCATCGGAAGCGGTGCTGATCTTTCCTCCACCCCCAGCTCTGCTTCGCCCGTGTCAACAGGCAGTAGCAGTGCTCAGCATCAGGTCCTAATGGCCCTCCAGAACAGCTCCAGCCTACCGGAACTGCAAAGCCAAGTGAGCCAACTGTCGGACCGGGTGCTGCGCGAACAGCGGCGCCGTCGATCGCTCGAACACGCCGTCCGGCGACTGACGGAGGAAAATCGGCGCCTGCAGGACGAAAGCCAGGCGGCCGTGCAGCAACTGAGACGGTTTACCGAGTGGTTCTTCCAGACTATTGACCGTCAATCCTGA